One Apodemus sylvaticus chromosome 16, mApoSyl1.1, whole genome shotgun sequence genomic region harbors:
- the LOC127666490 gene encoding LOW QUALITY PROTEIN: zinc finger protein 728-like (The sequence of the model RefSeq protein was modified relative to this genomic sequence to represent the inferred CDS: deleted 1 base in 1 codon) — MEATLSFWDVAIYFSAEEWECLGPAQWKMYRDVMLENYSNLVFLGLASSKPYLVTFLEQIQESSDMKKQEAITMYPGGESYVCKECGKVFEHKKAYENHWRIHLSVKSYKCEECGKSFRFPSLLSEHKRNHTGEKLYSSEDCGKDFHCPSLLSQNKIVHTGEKPYKCEDCGKAFHFPSRLSDHKKIHTGKKPHKCEVCGKAFDYPSRLSNHKRIHTGEKPYKCEVCGKAFHDPSKLSQHKIIHTGEKPHKCEVCGKTFHYPSILSKHKIIHTKENLCKCDICGKAFHYPLLLSQHKLVHTGEKPYKCEECGKAFHYPSKLSRHKKIHTGEKPYKCEVCGKDFYYPSRLSKHKIVHTEENPYKCDVCGKAFDYPSRLSNHKKIHTEEKPYKCEICGNAFCFSSSLYKHRIIHTGEKPYKCEVCGKAFSSPSRLSKHKKIHTGEKPYKCEVCGKAFHFPFLLSVHKRVHTGEKPYKCEVCGKAFHCPSILSVHKRIHTGEKPYKCEVCGQAFNIPSKLSYHKRIIQEKNLTNVKFVARPSIMHQDFPNIRKFIQEGIPTMLKYVTRGSIIGQDFPNIRKFIQERNPTSVMRLEAHFFSTLQKNADICHLPFSTDNKLGVWNLILRLPFLPKLGLALLCSKWTLNSGICLSLVYEGVLYLILGEFGSQLILCPACLQLTISS; from the exons ATGGAG GCTACGTTGTCATTCTGGGATGTGGCAATATATTTCTCTGCAGAGGAATGGGAATGCCTGGGTCCTGCTCAGTGGAAAATGTACAGGGATGTGATGTTGGAGAATTACAGCAACCTTGTATTTCTGG GTCTTGCTTCCTCTAAGCCATACTTGGTCACATTTCTGGAACAAATACAAGAGTCTTCAGATATGAAGAAACAAGAGGCCATCACTATGTACCCAG GGGGAGAAAGCTATGTGTGCAAAGAATGTGGCAAAGTCTTTGAGCACAAAAAAGCATATGAGAATCACTGGAGAATTCATTTGAGTGTGAAGTCCTACAAGTGTGAAGAATGTGGCAAATCCTTCCGTTTCCCATCATTACTTTCCGAACACAAAAGAAATCATACAGGAGAAAAACTCTACAGTTCTGAAGATTGTGGCAAGGACTTCCATTGTCCATCATTACTTTCTCAAAACAAGATAGTTCATACAGGAGAAAAACCTTATAAATGTGAAGACTGTGGCAAGGCCTTCCATTTTCCATCAAGACTTTCTGACCATAAAAAAATTCATACAGGAAAGAAACCACACAAGTGTGAAGTATGTGGCAAGGCCTTTGATTATCCATCAAGACTTTCCAACCAtaagagaattcatacaggagagaaaccctataaatGTGAAGTATGTGGCAAAGCCTTCCATGATCCATCAAAACTTTCTCAACACAAAATAATTCATACAGGAGAAAAACCCCACAAATGTGAAGTTTGTGGCAAGACCTTCCATTATCCATCCATACTTTCTAAACATAAGATAATTCATACAAAAGAGAATCTCTGCAAGTGTGATATATGTGGCAAGGCCTTCCATTATCCATTATTACTTTCACAACACAAATTAGTTCATACAGGAGAAAAACCCTACAAATGTGAAGAATGTGGTAAGGCCTTCCATTATCCATCAAAACTTTCCAGACAtaagaaaatacacacaggagaaaAACCATACAAGTGTGAAGTATGTGGCAAGGACTTTTATTATCCATCAAGACTTTCTAAACACAAGATAGTTCATACAGAAGAGAATCCCTACAAGTGTGACGTATGTGGCAAGGCCTTCGATTATCCATCAAGGCTTTCAAAccataaaaaaatacatacagaAGAGAAGCCATACAAGTGTGAAATATGTGGAAATGCCTTCTGTTTTTCATCATCACTTTATAAACACAGGATAattcacacaggagagaaaccctacaagtgtGAAGTATGTGGCAAGGCCTTCAGTTCTCCATCAAGACTTTCCAAACATaagaaaattcatacaggagagaaaccctacaagtgtGAAGTCTGTGGAAAGGCCTTCCACTTTCCATTCTTACTCTCAGTACACAAGAGAGttcacacaggagaaaagccCTACAAGTGTGAAGTATGTGGCAAGGCCTTCCATTGTCCATCAATACTTTCTGTACACAAAAGAATTCATACTGGGGAAAAACCTTACAAGTGTGAAGTATGTGGCCAGGCCTTCAATATTCCATCAAAACTTTCTTATCACAAGAGAATT ATACAAGagaaaaaccttacaaatgtGAAGTTTGTAGCAAGGCCTTCCATtatgcatcaagactttccaaaCATAAGAAAATTCATTCAGGAGGGAATCCCTACAATGCTGAAATATGTAACAAGGGGTTCAATTATCGGTCAAGACTTTCCAAACATAAGAAAATTCAttcaggagagaaaccctacaagtgtGAT GAGACTGgaagcacattttttttcaacattgcagaagaatgcagataTCTGCCACCTCCCATTtagcacagacaataagctagGTGTGTGGAACCTCATTCTGAGATTGCCATTCCTACCAAAACTGGGCCTAGCTTTGCTCTGTTCCAAGTGGACCCTAAACTCGGGAATCTGTCTGTCCTT GGTATATGAAGGAGTTCTCTACCTTATCCTGGGAGAGTTTGGAAGTCAACTTATTTTGTGTCCTGCTTGTCTACAGCTTACAATCAGCAGTTGA